A genomic region of Solanum dulcamara chromosome 2, daSolDulc1.2, whole genome shotgun sequence contains the following coding sequences:
- the LOC129879874 gene encoding multicopper oxidase LPR1-like translates to MEKMLFLVYLINFLGIFMASTIAKDNDQLMSLSKLKMFVDELPDMPRIKGYDVINGVHVPKSFKIGMYHKKWKFHRDLPASQVFAYGTSWDTATVPGPTIEAVHGVDSYITWQNHLPSKHILPWDPTIPTATPSSKKGIPTVVHLHGGIDEPQSDGHAEAWFTNGFQHHGPKWTLKKYHYHNFQHPGTMWYHDHAMGLTRVNILAGLMGAYVIQQSSVEGPLGLVYGEEYDRPLLVFDRGFRSDGSIYMNSTGNNPSIHPQWQPEYFGDAIIVNGKAWPYMKVKRRKYRFRIINASNARFFKFFFTNNMTFIHVASDSAYHERPVELHDVLLAPSEIANVIVDFSKSKSNSAILANDAAYPYPSGDPVNEENSKVMKFIIDPHHEVLTGHIPQKLIKYMSPDISKASNTRYIAFYEYASDIGEPTHLYINGNSFEAPVTETPRVGTSEIWNIINLTQDNHPLHIHLGLFVVLEQSELVNIEEFKACMMKLNDAIKCKINNYSHGKRTEVLLHEKGWKNVYKMLPGYVTKIFVKFSFIHSNESYPFDATAEPGYVYHCHILDHEDNVMIRPLKFVN, encoded by the exons atggaaaaaatgttatttttggtgtatttaattaatttcttggGAATTTTCATGGCTTCAACAATAGCAAAAGATAATGATCAACTTATGAGcctttcaaaattaaaaatgttTGTTGATGAACTTCCAGACATGCCAAGAATCAAAGGTTATGATGTTATCAATGGTGTTCATGTTCCCAAATCTTTCAAAATTGGCATGTACCACAAAAAATGG aAATTCCATAGGGACCTTCCAGCAAGTCAAGTGTTTGCATATGGTACATCGTGGGATACAGCAACAGTCCCTGGTCCTACAATCGAGGCCGTTCATGGAGTTGACTCTTATATTACGTGGCAAAATCACCTCCCTTCAAAGCACATACTTCCATGGGATCCAACAATTCCAACTGCTACACCTTCTTCAAAGAAAGGAATTCCTACTGTAGTGCACCTTCATGGTGGAATTGATGAACCACAAAGTGATGGACATGCAGAGGCATGGTTCACTAATGGATTCCAACATCATGGACCAAAATGGACATTAAAAAAGTATCATTATCACAATTTCCAACATCCTGGTACTATGTGGTACCATGATCACGCGATGGGGTTGACTAGGGTCAACATTTTAGCTGGTCTTATGGGTGCCTATGTTATACAACAATCGAGCGTTGAGGGGCCGTTGGGACTAGTATATGGTGAAGAGTACGATCGTCCATTACTCGTTTTTGATCGTGGTTTCAGATCAGATGGTTCGATTTACATGAATTCTACTGGAAACAATCCTTCTATACATCCTCAGTGGCAAcctgaatattttggtgatgcAATCATAGTCAATGGCAAGGCGTGGCCTTACATGAAGGTGAAACGGAGAAAATATCGATTTAGGATCATCAATGCAAGTAATGCaaggtttttcaaatttttcttcacCAATAACATGACGTTTATACACGTGGCATCTGATTCAGCTTATCATGAAAGACCCGTGGAGCTCCATGACGTACTATTAGCTCCGTCCGAAATAGCTAATGTGATTGTTGACTTTTCAAAGTCAAAGTCAAACTCGGCGATTTTAGCCAATGATGCTGCCTATCCTTATCCGTCTGGCGATCCGGTCAACGAAGAAAATAGTAAGGTCATGAAGTTCATTATCGACCCACATCACGAGGTTCTAACGGGGCACATTCCGCAGAAATTGATAAAATACATGTCTCCGGACATATCAAAGGCTTCGAATACAAGGTACATTGCATTTTACGAGTATGCTAGTGATATCGGTGAGCCTACGCATCTATACATAAACGGAAACTCATTCGAGGCGCCCGTGACGGAGACGCCAAGAGTAGGGACTAGTGAGATTTGGaatatcatcaatctaactcaggACAATCATCCATTGCACATACATTTAGGTCTATTTGTTGTCTTGGAACAAAGTGAATTGGTGAATATTGAAGAGTTTAAAGCTTGTATGATGAAATTGAATGATGCAATTAAGTGCAAAATTAACAACTATTCACATGGGAAAAGGACTGAGGTGCTTCTACATGAGAAAGGGTGGAAAAATGTGTACAAAATGCTGCCTGGATATGTTACAAAAATATTTGTGAAGTTTTCTTTCATTCATTCAAATGAATCATATCCCTTTGATGCAACAGCTGAGCCTGGCTATGTTTATCATTGCCAT ATTCTTGATCATGAAGATAATGTCATGATTAGGCCTCTAAAGTTTGTCAATTGA